From one Paramormyrops kingsleyae isolate MSU_618 chromosome 1, PKINGS_0.4, whole genome shotgun sequence genomic stretch:
- the LOC111840835 gene encoding myosin-7-like has product MTERLKTMGDAQMAEFGPAASYLRKSDRERLEAQTRIFDMKKECFVPDTEEEYVKGSIISRDGDKVTCETEKGKTVVVKEADVHPQNPPKFDKIEDMAMFTFLHEPAVLFNLKERYAAWMIYTYSGLFCVTVNPYKWLPVYNQEVVIAYRGKKRSEAPPHIFSISDNAYQYMLTDRENQSILITGESGAGKTVNTKRVIQYFASIAAGGPKRDVSDKKGTLEDQIIQCNPALEAFGNAKTIRNDNSSRFGKFIRIHFAASGKLASADIETYLLEKSRVTFQLKAERDYHIFYQILSQRKPELLEMLLITNNPYDYAFISQGETTVASINDGDELCATDEAFDVLGFTQEEKNSIYKLIGAIMHYGNMKFKQKQREEQAEADGTEDADKSAYLMGLNSADLIKGLCHPRVKVGNEWVTKGQNVDQVYYAMGALSKSVYEKMFLWMVMRINQSLDTKQPRQYFIGVLDIAGFEIFDFNTFEQMCINFTNEKLQQFFNHHMFVLEQEEYKKEGIEWEFIDFGMDLQACIDLIEKPMGIMSILEEECMFPKASDATFKAKLYDNHLGKSNNFQKPRVVKGKPEAHFSLVHYAGTVDYNINNWLVKNKDPLNETVVGLYQKSTMKLLANLFANYAGADSAAEQGGGKGGKGGGKKKGSSFQTVSALHRENLNKLMTNLRSTHPHFVRCIIPNETKTPGAMENPLVMHQLRCNGVLEGIRICRKGFPNRILYGDFKQRYRILNPAAIPEGQFIDSRKGAEKLLGSLTIDHNQYKFGHTKVFFKAGLLGTLEEMRDDRLALIITGIQSRARGLLSRIEFQKIVERRDALLVIQWNVRAFMGVKNWPWMKLYFKIKPLLRSAEAEKEMANMKEEFLKLKEAYAKSEARRKELEEKMVSLLQEKNDLQLQVQSEQDNLSDAEERCEGLIKNKIQLEAKVKELTERLEDEEEMNSELTAKKRKLEDECSELKKDIDDLELTLAKVEKEKHATENKVKNLTEEMAALDEIIAKLTKEKKALQEAHQQTLDDLQSEEDKVNTLTKAKAKLEQQVDDLEGSLEQEKKVRMDLERAKRKLEGDLKLTQENVMDLENDKQQLEERLKKKDFEISQLNSKIEDEQAMGAQLQKKLKELQARIEELEEELEAERAARAKVEKQRADLSRELEEISERLEEAGGATAVQIEMNKKREAEFQKLRRDLEEATLQHEATAATLRKKHADSVADLGEQIDNLQRVKQKLEKEKSELRLELDDVVSNMEQIVKAKTNLEKMCRTLEDQMSEYRTKYEEAQRGINDFTMQRAKLQTENGELARQLEEKDSLVSQLSRGKQSYTQQIEDLKRQLEEEVKAKNALAHAVQSARHDSDLLREQYEEEQEAKAELQRSLSKANSEVAQWRTKYETDAIQRTEELEDAKKKLAQRLQDAEEAVEAVNAKCSSLEKTKHRLQNEIEDLMVDVERSNAAAAALDKKQRNFDKVLAEWKQKYEESQSELESSQKEARSLSTELFKLKNSYEESLDHLETMKRENKNLQEEISDLTEQLGEGGKSIHELEKIRKQLEQEKSEIQAALEEAEASLEHEEGKILRAQLEFNQVKADIERKLAEKDEEMDQAKRNQQRMVDTLQSSLEAETRSRNEALRLKKKMEGDLNEMEIQLSQANRQAAEAQKQLKGLHSHLKDAQLQLDDSLRANDDLKENIAIVDRRNNLLQAELDELRSLVEQTERGRKLAEQELLDVSERVQLLHSQNTSLLNQKKKLEGDISQLQTEVEEAVQECRNAEEKAKKAITDAAMMAEELKKEQDTSAHLERMKKNMEQTIKDLQHRLDEAEQIAMKGGKKQVQKLEARVRELENEVEMEQKKSSESIKGIRKYERRIKELTYQTEEDRKNLARLQDLVDKLQLKVKSYKRTSEEAEEQANTNLGKFRKLQHELDEAEERADIAESQVNKLRAKSRDVSKKGHDEE; this is encoded by the exons ATGACTGAAAGGCTAAAAACAATGGGAGATGCACAAATGGCAGAGTTTGGGCCCGCTGCCTCCTACCTGCGGAAATCAGACAGGGAACGTCTGGAGGCACAGACTCGCATATTTGACATGAAGAAGGAGTGTTTCGTGCCGGACACTGAGGAAGAGTACGTCAAGGGGTCCATCATCAGCAGGGATGGTGACAAAGTCACTTGTGAAACTGAGAAAGGGAAG ACCGTTGTTGTGAAAGAAGCAGATGTCCACCCCCAGAACCCGCCAAAGTTCGATAAAATCGAAGACATGGCAATGTTTACCTTCCTTCATGAACCCGCTGTGCTGTTTAACCTCAAAGAGCGTTACGCAGCCTGGATGATCTAC ACCTACTCTGGGCTGTTCTGTGTCACTGTCAACCCCTACAAGTGGCTGCCAGTCTACAATCAGGAAGTGGTCATTGCTTATAGAGGCAAGAAGAGAAGTGAAGCTCCTCCACACATCTTCTCCATCTCTGATAATGCCTACCAGTACATGCTGACAG ACAGAGAAAACCAGTCCATTCTTATCAC TGGAGAATCTGGTGCTGGGAAGACTGTGAACACAAAGAGGGTCATTCAGTACTTTGCCAGCATTGCAGCTGGGGGTCCGAAGAGGGACGTGTCTGACAAGAAG GGGACCCTGGAGGATCAAATCATCCAGTGCAATCCTGCCCTGGAGGCCTTTGGTAATGCCAAGACCATCAGGAACGACAACTCCTCCAGATTT GGTAAATTCATCAGAATTCACTTTGCAGCCAGTGGAAAGCTGGCTTCTGCTGACATTGAGACAT ATCTTCTGGAGAAGTCTCGTGTGACATTCCAGTTGAAAGCTGAGAGAGACTATCACATCTTCTACCAAATTCTGTCCCAAAGGAAGCCAGAATTGCTgg AGATGCTGCTTATTACCAACAACCCCTACGACTACGCTTTCATCTCCCAAGGAGAGACCACTGTAGCCTCCATTAATGATGGTGATGAACTTTGTGCCACTGAT GAAGCTTTTGATGTGCTGGGCTTCACTCAGGAGGAGAAGAATAGCATTTACAAGCTAATCGGTGCCATCATGCACTACGGCAACATGAAGTTCAAGCAGAAGCAGCGTGAGGAACAGGCAGAAGCTGATGGTACTGAAG ATGCTGACAAATCTGCTTATCTGATGGGGCTCAATTCTGCTGATCTTATCAAGGGTCTGTGTCATCCAAGGGTCAAAGTAGGCAATGAGTGGGTCACCAAGGGCCAGAATGTTGATCAG GTGTATTATGCTATGGGTGCGTTGTCTAAGTCAGTATATGAGAAGATGTTCCTATGGATGGTGATGAGAATCAACCAATCCCTGGACACCAAGCAGCCTCGCCAATATTTCATTGGTGTGCTGGACATCGCCGGCTTTGAGATCTTTGAT ttcaACACCTTTGAGCAGATGTGTATCAACTTCACTAATGAGAAGTTGCAGCAGTTCTTCAACCACCACATGTTTGTGCTGGAGCAGGAAGAATACAAGAAAGAGGGGATTGAGTGGGAGTTCATTGACTTTGGTATGGACCTGCAGGCCTGCATTGACCTCATTGAGAAG CCCATGGGCATCATGTCCATCCTTGAAGAGGAGTGCATGTTCCCTAAGGCTAGCGATGCTACCTTCAAAGCTAAATTGTACGACAACCATCTGGGAAAATCAAACAACTTCCAGAAGCCCAGAGTTGTTAAAGGGAAACCAGAGGCCCATTTCTCCCTGGTTCATTATGCTGGCACTGTAGACTACAACATCAACAACTGGCTGGTGAAGAACAAGGACCCTTTAAATGAGACTGTTGTGGGACTGTATCAGAAGTCTACAATGAAACTGCTAGCTAATCTTTTTGCGAATTATGCTGGCGCTGATTCAG CTGCGGAGCAGGGAGGTGGAAAGGGAGGcaagggaggaggaaaaaagAAAGGCTCCTCCTTCCAGACTGTGTCTGCTCTCCACAGG GAGAACTTGAATAAGCTGATGACCAACCTGAGATCGACTCATCCACACTTTGTCCGCTGCATCATCCCCAACGAGACCAAGACTCCAGGAGCCATGGAGAACCCTCTGGTCATGCACCAGCTGCGCTGTAACGGTGTGCTGGAAGGCATCAGGATCTGCCGAAAGGGCTTCCCAAATAGGATCCTCTACGGGGATTTCAAACAGAG ATACCGCATCCTCAACCCTGCTGCTATTCCAGAAGGGCAGTTCATTGACAGCAGGAAGGGAGCTGAAAAACTATTGGGCTCTTTGACTATTGACCACAACCAGTACAAATTTGGGCACACTAAG GTGTTCTTCAAGGCTGGTCTACTGGGTACACTGGAGGAGATGAGAGACGATCGTTTAGCTCTCATCATCACTGGAATACAGTCCAGGGCCCGAGGTCTTCTGTCAAGAATTGAGTTCCAGAAGATAGTGGAACGCAG GGATGCCTTGCTTGTGATCCAATGGAACGTACGAGCCTTCATGGGTGTAAAGAATTGGCCCTGGATGAAGCTGTATTTCAAGATCAAACCTTTGCTGAGGTCTGCTGAGGCTGAGAAGGAAATGGCCAACATGAAGGAGGAGTTCCTCAAACTGAAAGAAGCATATGCAAAATCTGAGGCTCGCAGGAAGGAGCTTGAAGAGAAGATGGTCTCTCTTCTCCAAGAGAAGAATGACCTGCAATTGCAAGTCCAGTCT GAACAAGATAATCTCTCAGATGCTGAGGAGCGGTGTGAAGGGCTAATCAAGAACAAGATCCAACTGGAGGCCAAAGTCAAGGAGCTGACAGAAAGattggaggatgaggaggagatgAATTCAGAACTGACTGCCAAGAAGAGGAAGCTAGAGGATGAGTGTTCTGAGTTGAAGAAGGATATTGATGATCTGGAGCTCACTCTAGCTAAAGTGGAGAAGGAGAAGCATGCTACTGAGAACAAG GTGAAGAACCTGACTGAAGAAATGGCAGCTCTGGATGAAATCATTGCTAAGCTGACCAAGGAGAAGAAGGCTCTGCAGGAAGCTCACCAGCAAACACTGGATGACCTCCAGAGTGAGGAGGACAAAGTGAACACCCTCACTAAAGCCAAGGCTAAACTGGAACAGCAAGTTGATGAT CTTGAGGGCTCCCTGGAACAGGAAAAGAAGGTTCGTATGGACCTTGAGAGAGCCAAGAGGAAGCTGGAGGGTGACTTGAAGTTAACCCAGGAAAATGTAATGGACCTGGAGAATGAcaagcagcagctggaggagaGACTGAAGAA GAAAGATTTTGAGATTAGTCAATTAAATAGTAAAATTGAAGATGAGCAGGCAATGGGTGCTCAGCTCCAGAAGaaactgaaggagctgcag GCCCGCATTGAGGAACTGGAGGAAGAGCTGGAGGCTGAGAGAGCTGCTCGTGCCAAGGTGGAGAAGCAGAGGGCAGACTTGtccagggagctggaggagatcaGTGAGAGGCTGGAGGAGGCTGGTGGAGCCACTGCAGTTCAGATTGAGATGAACAAGAAGAGGGAGGCAGAGTTCCAGAAACTGCGCCGAGACCTCGAAGAGGCCACACTGCAGCACGAGGCAACTGCTGCCACTCTGAGAAAGAAGCATGCTGACAGTGTAGCTGACCTGGGAGAGCAGATTGACAATCTGCAGAGAGTGAAGCAGAAGCTTGAGAAAGAGAAGAGTGAGCTCAGGCTGGAGCTGGATGATGTGGTCTCCAACATGGAGCAGATTGTCAAAGCCAAA ACAAATTTGGAAAAGATGTGCAGGACATTAGAAGATCAAATGAGTGAATATCGAACCAAATATGAGGAGGCCCAGCGGGGCATCAATGACTTCACCATGCAAAGAGCCAAGCTCCAGACTGAAAATG GGGAGCTCGCCAGGCAACTGGAAGAGAAGGACTCCCTGGTCTCTCAGCTGAGCAGAGGAAAACAATCCTACACCCAGCAGATTGAGGATCTCAAAAGACAACTTGAGGAGGAAGTCAAG GCTAAGAATGCTCTGGCCCACGCGGTGCAGTCTGCTCGCCATGACTCTGACCTGTTGAGGGAGCAGTATGAGGAGGAACAGGAGGCCAAAGCTGAGCTGCAGCGCAGCCTCTCCAAGGCCAACTCTGAGGTGGCTCAGTGGAGAACGAAATATGAGACCGACGCCATTCAGAGGACTGAGGAGCTGGAGGATGCAAA GAAGAAACTGGCTCAGCGTCTGCAGGATGCAGAAGAGGCTGTGGAAGCTGTAAACGCCAAATGCTCCTCCCTAGAGAAGACCAAACACAGACTGCAGAATGAGATTGAAGATCTCATGGTGGATGTGGAGAGGTCCaatgcagctgctgctgctcttgACAAGAAGCAAAGAAACTTTGATAAG gttctggCTGAATGGAAGCAGAAATATGAGGAGTCCCAGAGTGAGCTGGAGAGCTCCCAGAAGGAGGCCAGATCCCTGAGCACTGAACTCTTCAAACTGAAGAACTCGTATGAGGAGTCCTTGGACCATCTAGAGACGATGAAGAGGGAGAACAAGAACCTTCAAG AGGAAATTTCTGACCTGACTGAACAACTTGGTGAGGGAGGAAAGAGCATCCATGAACTTGAGAAAATAAGgaagcagctggagcaggagaagAGTGAGATCCAAGCTGCTTTGGAAGAAGCGGAG GCTTCGCTGGAGCATGAGGAGGGCAAAATCTTGAGAGCCCAGCTGGAGTTCAACCAGGTGAAAGCTGACATCGAACGCAAACTAGCTGAAAAGGATGAGGAGATGGACCAGGCCAAGAGGAACCAGCAGAGAATGGTGGACACTCTACAGAGCTCTCTGGAAGCTGAGACTCGTAGCAGGAATGAAGCCCTCAGGCtgaagaagaagatggagggAGATCTGAATGAGATGGAGATCCAGCTCAGCCAGGCTAACAGGCAGGCTGCAGAAGCTCAGAAGCAGCTCAAAGGTCTCCATTCACATCTTAAG GATGCCCAGTTGCAGCTGGATGACTCTCTCCGTGCCAATGATGACCTGAAGGAGAACATTGCCATTGTGGATAGACGTAACAatctgctgcaggcagagctAGATGAGCTGAGGTCACTGGTGGAGCAGACCGAGAGAGGACGCAAGCTGGCGGAGCAGGAACTGCTGGATGTCAGCGAGAGGGTGCAGCTGCTGCACTCACAG AATACCAGCCTGCTCAATCAGAAGAAGAAGCTGGAGGGTGATATATCCCAGCTTCAGACTGAAGTAGAAGAAGCAGTTCAGGAGTGCAGGAATGCAGAGGAGAAAGCCAAGAAGGCCATCACTGATGCTGCCATGATGGCAGAGGAGCTGAAGAAAGAGCAGGACACCAGCGCTCATCTAGAGCGCATGAAGAAGAACATGGAGCAGACCATCAAAGATCTGCAGCACCGCTTGGATGAAGCTGAGCAGATCGCCATGAAGGGAGGCAAGAAACAGGTTCAGAAGCTGGAGGCTCGG GTGAGAGAGCTGGAGAATGAGGTCGAAATGGAGCAGAAAAAGAGCAGTGAATCCATTAAGGGAATCCGTAAATACGAGCGACGTATCAAAGAGCTCACCTATCAG ACTGAAGAGGACCGTAAGAATCTGGCCCGTCTGCAGGACCTTGTGGACAAGCTGCAGCTGAAGGTCAAGTCCTACAAGAGAACTTCTGAGGAGGCT GAGGAGCAAGCCAACACTAATCTGGGCAAGTTCCGGAAGCTTCAACATGAGCTGGATGAGGCTGAGGAGAGAGCCGACATCGCGGAGTCTCAGGTCAACAAGCTGCGAGCCAAAAGCCGGGATGTGTCAAAG AAAGGACATGATGAAGAGTGA